A segment of the Lycium barbarum isolate Lr01 chromosome 7, ASM1917538v2, whole genome shotgun sequence genome:
ACGATGCCTGTCCATCAATATATAGACCATAAATTACCTCGACATCCTGCAGGGTGATGGTAGCCTCgccagtgcggagatgaaatgtatgaGTCTCCGGTCGCCAGCACTCAATCATGGTCGTCACTAGAGCCCTATCATGCACAAACCGACCAACCTCGatgcaccggtagataccgcccgGACGTAGTATATCTATAACACAGGGATGTGGGGGAATAACCTCTAGAATATCCCATGCTGACTCCCCTGAACGGGTACGGACCACTCTACTAGAGGATACCGGTGCATCCCATACATACTGGGACCTATGCTCATGCTGTAGATAAAGTGCCCCTCTGTTGTCGAAGGGCCCTAGCTCCATGGAGGTGTCCTATCTATTTtaggcattttaaattaatcattaatacatgaagtaaggattaaagtggtatattttttacgcattttaaattaatcattattttttttaattaatctctaatacaTCATAGTATTAGTTATATAATCTTTTACCAAGAAATTATACAAAGgattgaatcctaaactaaggattttcaatttctaattagcaaataaataaattaacaattaaagatataaatattaataattaacaaatcaaaaaattaacaattagttagcaaacaattagcatataattaataaataaaaaattaactaactaatcaaacaattaataaattattagcatataattaataaataaacaattaactaactaatcaaacaattaacaaattattagcatataattaataaataaataattaactaactaatcaaataatcaacaaattattaacaaataaacaattgacttaacaaaaactaaataaataattagctagtctaacaattggaataactaatctaacaattaacaaatactaaataaacaattagtaaacaattaacaaattaacaacaaataaaataaatttaaaaaaatgaaaaaatgggcAGAAACAGCCCCCTTTTTTTCATCCATATTCGCAAATAATACACAATAGTaatgcttaggttaataatttAATAGAAAAATCGTagtaaaatacctagattgaagctttgattttgagtttttgaattgaattatacgcCGCTTTATTGCGAAGAAACTTGTTCCTAAACTTTAATATATCAAAAATATTGACTTTTGGGTTGGAATCGACAAGAAAACGATGTTTTTGATCGCATGGGACCTCGGAAACGCACCTTTAATggctattttttttcttttgattgtGGGGGATGGGGAAGATGGAGTCGGTATATTTAAGAGCTTTTACGCACAGAATTTGTGCGTAAagcctattttatttttttgttttttttaatgggttattttggttccaaaaatttatttttgggttacaaaagtctTGAACTCATGAAAAAGGAAGGAAATATGTGTACCATTCACGCTTGCATTTGGTAGCACGCCAAATCAATATATTCACCACCACCATTGCTCCTGGATATGAAGTCCTCTTTGTTAGAGAATGCTAATTTTTTAGCGTGATCCGAATTTAATCGGGCCTCAATAAATACGAGTACCAGACAAGGGAtagaaaaccaaaaaaataaaagtcTATTGAGCCAGCGCCCAGCAGATTAAACCTTCTAATACAAGAAAACTTTTTTCCCAAACCGAGTAAAAAGTAAAAATTGGATATATACCAATTTGTACCAACAGATTTTGCAACTTATAATTATATACATGCAGTTAAGGGTAAACAAAGATAGGTAATAACAGATATAGTGTGGAAGGTAAAAACAAATATATAAAGCTGTTTATACCAAAATCAGTTCTTATTTGAATATTATCATAATTTATGTGTAAATACAAGGCCATATAATGATCCCAAAACAGCAAAAATCACTTTTCTTTATTAAGTATTTACCTAATTTTAACGAGAACTGTAAAAGAAAAAGGGATCTGCGTGTAATTTAATTTGTAATCTGTATTCTGTATTGCATAGTATTCTCTTTGCCCGATTTATGTGACGGTGTTTGGATTTGGAGAGTCAAACAAATCCTTTTTTGACCGTGATTCTTTCATATAccatttaaatattttgaattgttaactattgtgttttataatactttttatttagtattcaaatatgtatattttgatttaAGAAATTTAAAGACTCTGGGTGTGTTtgatatggaggaaaatattttcaaaacatgtttTTCAATTTTCCCATGTTCACTGATCAAAATTTTAGAAATACATTTTCTCTAGTAaatcaagttccttaaaaatgaggaaaatgacacAAGTTCCACAATGATTGTGTCCTCCCAACCTCTAACACATCTCATCTTCACCCCAACCGAGTAGCCCCCATCCCCTCCACCCATAGCCCCCAACCTCACCTCCCGtagtatttgtctagattatataaaACTGCTCTTAGAATAACTTTTTATTTTcctagaaaacatttttcatggaaaacattttccttcataccgaatgcaggggcggagccaagtgtaACCGAGGGGGTTATCCGAACTCGCTCGGcagaaaattacagtgtatattgaaggttaaaattatttttttatgtatatatggtaggtgttgaacccccttggcttcttcgtatgtttacctcttcatatttttgaacccccttactgaaaattctggctccgccactgaccgAATGCACCCTCTATGTCCAAATTCACGctcaaaattaagaagtttgaatCTCGATAAGCAAAAAGTGTCACATACATTAGGACAAAGGGGGTATTTTATTAAggtttaatttaattttggtccaCTTTATATGCAGTTAACTCTCCAATTATGGAAGTGATGGCATTGCGAAGCTTACCAAAAAATGTCGAGGTTTTTAAAATCCCCGCAATGTTACTTCTCCCAAACATGAATCCAAGGCTCCAAACTTGTCTGAGACCTTGCAGTAGTAATGCTGATTGTTCTGACTGTTGGACGTGTTGTACATGTAATGGAGTCACTTGTTCATCAATGTCATGATTATGTTAAATTGTGTTATGTTGTTTGCTTATGTCACTCGTAAGATATAGAAGAATAAGTGACAACTATATATCCTGAATAATAAGATAGGTTCAAAAGCCCCACATGTTGGCGTTTTTGTGATCTATCGTACGTATGTTCAGtattgtatgtatgtattttaaaaatatatatttgtgtgtgtatTCTCTCTCTTTTTTATCACCTCTCCTTCAAACTCCTCCTTGTTTAACCTAAAAACTAATGCTAAGTCAAAACAATTAGATTTGTTAATTAGACCAAAAACAACTGATCTGATGTGATGTTAAAATGGTTGAAACACTAACCAAAGTAGATAAATGAGCAGACGATGCTGAGCAAAGACCAAATAAAGAGGAAAGAAAGCTTATTCATGAGAagattaaaattttaaattttcacATAAAGTTTGGCCTGACTGTCCAAAATTTCAAACAAGTATATTTGAAGTTTGAAAGATCAATGTCTAAAGTTTCAAACATATATGACTCAATTCTTCAATCAATATACTTCAATTGCTAAATATTCCAAAAACATTAGTGTACGCCAACTAAAAAGAAATGTTTGCCTTATATATATAGTCTCTTTACAAATGCCATTAATGTCACCAACCAACAGTTTGTCATTTTTTACCTTTTAGTACTCAAATCACAATCATGATAACTTTATTTTACACCTTGTAATTCTTTTACGAAGTTAGGTGTCAGTAAAGCACGGGTGGTTCGTCATATTTAACTAACAAACAAACAAAGGCTGCATTGTCTCTTTGAATGAAGAATAAAGTAGCATCATATAGCACAACTTTTATTAACGAGTAGTGAAGTCACCTCAATTATCAATTTCCATAAAATAGAGACAAAATGAATGATTAGAGTCGGGGGTAAGCAACCAAATGTTCACATGATTTTTTGACTGTTTACTAACCTGTTTGTTCTCTTGTCCCCCTTGATGATTCTGAATTTTTAAGAACTAAAAGAATGATCCaaaaaaattcatgaaaaaataTTTCCTATGGAAAATGTTTTCGTCTTACCGAAGGCACCCTAAAGTTAGCTGTGTAGAAGTCTAAACAAATAGTGGATCTCAAAATATGATGGAACATCGATTAACATGCACTAAATGGTAAATTAACAAAGGTTAACAGACATTTTGTGGAAGTTAAAAAGCAATCTATAAAGCTGTTTATGAATCAAAGGCAAGAGAAAATCAAACAGAACAAGATTTTCATCACCAAATACAGTACTTATTTGCTCAGAAGGATATTCATCATAATTTTTATCTCTATACATACAAAGCCATATAATAATCCCAAAACAGCAAAACAGCAAAAGACACTTTAAGCATATCATGCCTATCATCACTACTTATCAGGGATTGATAGTTACAAACCATTGCAATTAGGAACTGAAAATTCCAAAGACCTATATAAATGTTTTAAGTGCTTCACATATTCAAAGGGTAAGGTGTTCCACCTTTCTTGTGTTACTAGCTACTCCTTGATTTGATTTTCTCTCATCTTGCTCGTTGTAGGAGTTCCCTTTGTAACTAGAACTAGCCTCTTCGTTATCCGTGCAGCCTGGCCGCTCCGTTAGGAACTGTTCCCAGAAAACATCGTTCACACGAACCGGAGTAGTTGCAGGCCCTTCCTTGTTACCAGTTGCATCATGTGAAGACGACAAAGTTTTATCATCAGTAAAAGGAATTTTCTCTTGACCTATTTGGGGCATTGGTGAATGTTGATTTTTCTCGACTTGTGAAAAAGCCAAAGAAAGATTCAGCTGACAGGAAATGTGACCGTCAACTTCCTCAGTGGATGAAAGGCTTTGTGGCAAGGAATGCAGTCTTGAGCTTTCAACATTGCTTGCTGCACGAGGCAAAGATGAATCCATCTTCAATGTAAAAGACGTTCCAGTATCTGATAGTTCTATTGTTTCAGGGTTATAAAGTACTCCTCCCGTTCGAAGTTGCACGTCTCTGGACCATCCTTCAGATACTCTCCTATGTGGAGACCCACCATCTTCATTCGAACTTTGGGTGCTGCATGAAAGTGCATTGACATCTGAAACAGCAGGTGACAATTCAAGCCTGAGATTATTTGAAAAGTCTTGGTTGTCAACCGACATATTTTCTTCAACTTGAGGCAAACGCCTTTTCTTGCTAAATGCAGAAATATCCATGGACTCGAGTTTCTGAGCAAGACGCTCAACAAAGTCAGGATTTTTAACTGCCTTCTCAAAAAATGTCAGTAAGCTCTCCTGCCTTTGCTCTATACTGCCAACCCGTCCGGTTAGTTCTTCTAACTGGACTTTTGCAGAAGATTGTTGCTGTCTGTACCTTAAGACGTTAGACTCGAGCCCCGACCTTTCACGTGAAAGCTTATCAATCTCTTCTTCAAATGCAGCTCTTTCTGGATCAACTGTGGAACCTGGAGGGTGACTATGGCTGTGAATTGGTTTTCTACGATGAATGTTCTTAAGTAGATGCTTCTGGTCTTTTATGAATTCCTCATTGGCAAATTCCCATCTTTCTGGATCAATCTTCCGGAAGCCCTGTCAATTAGATATATTTATGATGATGATAATCCTAGATTAATTATGGCAGCAACTGATTTATTGGCAATATAATCACCTTAGTAAGGGGTGCAAACCATGCTGAGTTTGGACCATCAACTCAGAATAAATATGACAACTGGAAATTTCTAATTAACAATGCCCTTAACCATTAGGGAATAGTGAAAGCCAGGATTCAAATTCACAGATTGCGAGGAATAACAAACAAACAGAAGCCATGACGGCTACACTTAGAGGAGTTACTTATCATTATATAAATCTGACAAGAATTTTAACATATATCCTGATATTGCACATTAACTTAGACGAATTAATTGGGTTCCATCACAAATCATGCAATTTTAACAATACTCTAAAAACAGAAGTGCACGTTCCCTCAAATGCTTTGAGTAAAATTGTTTAATACATTTCAGTATCTTTTTATCCTTTGTATATATTTCAATATTTATCATGCCACCCtgtttggcttttttttttttttcttcggtGGACTGACTCGTATGATGCGACATGCAGAGATTTCATCCTCGTCATCTATTGAAAATGATGCCAGCATCTTCTGGTGCAAACTAAAGGTGCGACCAGGACACGTCTTTTACATGACTGAAGGTTGGTTTTCAAAAGAATAATGCTTTTTGTGGAAGAAGCAGATAGTGGTTTTAGCTGACAATAAAGCGCAGCCCaatgcactaagctcccgctatgcacgaggtccggggaagggccagaccacaagggtctattgtactcAATCTTATCCTGtgtttctgcaagaggctgttttcacggctctaacccgtgacctcctggttaCATGGCAGCAATTTTGCCAGCTACACCAAGGCTCCCCTTCCTGGTTTTAGCTGACAATGTCAAGAAAAAAGTTGAACCACCGGAAGGACATCTAAAAGGAAAAAGTAGATCTTAAGCAGCCCTACTATAAGGATGTCTTTCCTAAGAACTTTGCTAGGGATTCTTAGATGACTTCTTCCTAACTTTCTGCCAGTGTTGTTACTTACATGCTATGGCGAACAGCTGTTGGATTATAAACAAAGCATCTTCCTTCCATGTCCACGATGCTTTAGCCCTCTAACCCATTCTTTAATCTTTCTTGTTAACAGTCTCACGACACCCAATGCATCTTCACATAAAACTGCTCAGAATCAGCTACACTTGATATCTTCTGCTACCCAAGGGGCACTCCTACTATATGGTTATATTATGTCCTGGACAATGTATAATAGATGATGAAGTTTGCGCAAAAGAATCATCCCAGTTTCTTGTAGGTCTGTTAGGGGATAAATTCCTTATACCAGCATTTCACACCTAAAAGAAGTGCTAAAGGCCACCAGATCCACCCAACTACAAGTGTATATCATGTGGGAAATTATGGTACTCGTGCTTCACTTTATCTGGACTTCATTTACCTTAATATACTCATGTCAAATGAAAGACAGCAGTAAAGTACACTAGCCTTTTGACGTATTATTCTGTTTTATTGACAAGTCATTGTAAGGCGTTAAACACAAAGAAACACTAAACCTGGTGCCAGAGGTACATTCTGCCGGATAAACAATTTAGAAACGGTTAAGTTCCTCAAAACCATATGCAGCATCGAAAGATCTAGTTATATTAACCTTATGTCAACAATGTCAAAGGTTAAAGAATCCTTctaatacctttttttttttttatcttttgtgCATAAGAAAATTCGTTACTAGCAAGCAAGACTTGGGGCATTCACCGGGAAAGCACGCAAAGAAAGTCCATGAGCCCAGAAAAACCCCAACGAGAACACCCCCCCTCTACAACACACACACAACAAAAGAGCACCTTTCAAACCTCATCTTGAAAATCCATTTTGGTATATTATCAATTACATCAATCAAAGTGATTTAAGATGACCAAAGCTAATAAAGTGAAGTGCTCCATCACATACACACCAAACAAAAGAATCCTGGTAATTAGAAGTCTATCCAGTTCACAGATAAACCTTGCACCTCGACATCGCCTCACTTTGATTAACTATTCATCATCAATAACTTCATCGGAAACAACAACTATGTCTCAATCCCAAACTAGTCAAGCTATATGAACCCTCAATGTCCATTCTACTTCATCTACACCTTTTTCTTTTCAATGCTCAATAAGTTCAAGGGCAATCAATCCACAAACATTGACTTCCCACATAGAAAATTAAAGTAATAAATTCCATGTTTCCTAGATGCGATAATTCACCTAATATTCATCCGTGATTCAATAAACCACTACAAGCATCGAAATGTGAAAATGACAAATCAGGCCTGAACTTGAAGCACATATTGTAGCTCAAACATCAAATCATAGTGATCAACTCAAAGATTCAATTTTAAgctgttttttcttttttagataaccgtggtgtccgggcTTGACTAATTCCACTGGGTACCTGCTACCTCCTGCCAACACAGGAACCGGGTAACTCTATCCAGCAAGGTTTGAACCAGATGAGacgaaatcacctagtgtttttgccgCCGCTAGGATTTGAATCTGAGACTTATgattctcaacccacttcattgaccactaggccacaccctttgCCTTTTAAGCTGAACCCATTTCGACAAATCCGGGTCAGGACAGTTTGGTGTCCGGGTTCATTATTAGGTAtcaaacaacaacaacgacaacattTTGACAGATAGAACTTCAATTCAAAGATTCAATTTTTAAGCTGAACCAATTTAGAAAGATAGAAAATCAAATTCAATGATTCAATTTTAAGTTTAACCCATTTCAACAAATAGAAAATCAACTCAAAGATTCAATTTTTAAGCTAAACCCATTTCTAAAAATAGGAAATCAATTCAATTTTCCAGCTTAAACCCTTTCCAATTCAAGAT
Coding sequences within it:
- the LOC132604396 gene encoding heat stress transcription factor A-5, producing the protein MDIITASAAAAAAAAAAGGGGGPAPFLLKTYEMVDDSVTDEIVSWTQTGHSFVVWNPPEFAKLLLPTYFKHNNFSSFIRQLNTYGFRKIDPERWEFANEEFIKDQKHLLKNIHRRKPIHSHSHPPGSTVDPERAAFEEEIDKLSRERSGLESNVLRYRQQQSSAKVQLEELTGRVGSIEQRQESLLTFFEKAVKNPDFVERLAQKLESMDISAFSKKRRLPQVEENMSVDNQDFSNNLRLELSPAVSDVNALSCSTQSSNEDGGSPHRRVSEGWSRDVQLRTGGVLYNPETIELSDTGTSFTLKMDSSLPRAASNVESSRLHSLPQSLSSTEEVDGHISCQLNLSLAFSQVEKNQHSPMPQIGQEKIPFTDDKTLSSSHDATGNKEGPATTPVRVNDVFWEQFLTERPGCTDNEEASSSYKGNSYNEQDERKSNQGVASNTRKVEHLTL